One genomic window of Bradyrhizobium sp. B124 includes the following:
- a CDS encoding UPF0149 family protein encodes MTKPKQGRGTRKARKTTMADYAMSFERLGQWISKRARSPTLRHPRATSLSMLDGAVAAVVAGPVSMASEEWVCPLLGVDPDAFNHDTEEFSAIAATLMRHNAISEMLSTRPESFEPLFVRSPDGEVDPQPWCMGFYAVMKLRLLVWSRLLSPNGTEHLMLRPILVHCIDDAGRPLLPPARRTLGTQPIVQNAWRNIPATVEALRQFWMPIRFKRGA; translated from the coding sequence ATGACGAAGCCGAAGCAAGGGCGGGGAACGCGAAAAGCACGCAAGACGACGATGGCGGACTATGCCATGTCGTTCGAACGGCTCGGGCAATGGATCAGCAAGCGCGCCAGGTCGCCGACGCTTCGGCATCCGCGGGCGACGTCGCTCTCCATGCTCGACGGCGCGGTGGCCGCGGTCGTCGCCGGGCCGGTCTCGATGGCGTCCGAGGAATGGGTGTGCCCGCTCCTCGGCGTAGATCCCGACGCCTTCAATCACGACACCGAGGAGTTCTCGGCAATCGCCGCCACCCTGATGCGCCACAACGCAATCAGCGAGATGCTGTCGACGAGACCGGAGAGCTTCGAGCCGCTGTTCGTGCGATCACCGGACGGCGAAGTCGACCCGCAGCCCTGGTGCATGGGCTTCTACGCGGTCATGAAGCTTCGGCTTCTCGTCTGGTCGCGGCTTCTCTCCCCGAACGGAACCGAACACCTTATGCTGCGGCCGATCTTGGTCCATTGCATCGACGACGCCGGTCGGCCCTTGCTACCCCCGGCCCGGCGCACGCTGGGAACGCAGCCCATCGTCCAAAACGCCTGGCGCAACATTCCAGCAACCGTCGAGGCCCTCCGCCAGTTCTGGATGCCTATACGCTTCAAGCGCGGTGCGTAG
- a CDS encoding IS66 family transposase codes for MALRPEDLPSDPAALAEMVLAFEGENDDLRAEIATLKSLIFGARSERSAIVCAEQIAFDLERTAGSQLPANDDKPDAPRPERRKAKRNIGALPAHLPRVERVIEPASTLCPCCTGQMHRIGEESSEALDRVPAWLRVLRTIRPKYACRSCEGPIVQAPAPARLVEGGMATTALIAHIAAAKYAWQSTLYRQTQILAGQGVVVDRQTLARWMGSAAWLVRGLYDLQLKTMHGFERLFCDETPMPVLDPGRGRTRICQFWAHATDDRAWKGPAPPAVAYVFAGGRGKKEIVAQLAGFEGVLQVDGYAAYASLAGDAKMSGQIQLAYCLVHARRNFVRVHKTTNSPFAAEVIERIAAVYAIEERIRGLDAGERRATRQAETKPRMEALRARLIAVKDGISRRSTLIKAIDYMLERWQGLTAFLDDGRLEPDTNTVERSIRPIAIGKKNSLFSGDEGGGETWAILASLLNTAKLNGLDPEAYLVDVLDRMVSGATKTNQLHELLAWNWKAAREAEKRAVA; via the coding sequence ATGGCGCTTCGCCCCGAAGATCTCCCCTCTGACCCTGCGGCTCTTGCCGAGATGGTGCTGGCTTTCGAAGGCGAGAACGATGATCTGCGCGCAGAGATCGCCACGTTGAAGAGCCTGATCTTCGGCGCACGATCGGAGCGCTCGGCGATCGTCTGCGCCGAACAGATCGCGTTTGATCTGGAACGGACCGCCGGCTCACAGCTCCCGGCCAATGACGACAAACCGGACGCGCCGCGGCCGGAGCGGCGCAAAGCGAAGCGCAACATCGGCGCGCTGCCGGCGCATCTGCCCCGGGTCGAGCGGGTGATCGAGCCGGCGTCTACGCTGTGCCCGTGCTGCACGGGTCAGATGCATCGGATCGGCGAGGAGAGCAGCGAAGCGCTCGATCGGGTTCCCGCGTGGCTGCGTGTGCTCCGCACGATCCGTCCAAAATACGCCTGCCGCTCCTGTGAGGGCCCGATTGTCCAGGCCCCGGCACCGGCGCGGCTCGTCGAGGGCGGCATGGCAACGACGGCGCTGATCGCGCATATCGCCGCGGCCAAATATGCCTGGCAATCGACGCTCTACCGCCAGACGCAGATCCTGGCGGGTCAGGGTGTCGTCGTCGACCGTCAGACGCTGGCGCGCTGGATGGGGAGCGCGGCGTGGCTGGTCAGGGGCCTCTACGATCTGCAACTGAAGACTATGCACGGCTTCGAGCGGCTGTTCTGCGACGAGACGCCGATGCCAGTGCTCGATCCGGGACGCGGCCGCACGAGGATCTGCCAGTTCTGGGCGCATGCGACGGACGATCGGGCGTGGAAGGGGCCGGCGCCGCCGGCGGTCGCCTACGTGTTCGCAGGTGGTCGCGGCAAGAAGGAGATCGTGGCGCAGTTGGCCGGCTTCGAAGGCGTGCTGCAAGTCGACGGCTATGCCGCCTACGCCTCGCTGGCGGGCGATGCGAAGATGTCGGGCCAGATCCAGCTGGCGTATTGTCTCGTTCACGCGCGCCGCAACTTCGTGAGGGTGCACAAGACGACGAACTCACCCTTCGCCGCGGAGGTCATCGAGCGCATTGCGGCCGTCTACGCGATCGAGGAGAGGATCCGCGGTCTCGACGCTGGGGAACGCCGCGCGACGCGACAGGCCGAGACGAAGCCGCGGATGGAGGCGTTGAGGGCCCGTCTGATCGCGGTGAAGGACGGGATCTCCCGCCGCTCGACGCTCATCAAGGCGATCGACTACATGCTCGAACGCTGGCAGGGCCTGACGGCGTTCCTGGATGACGGGCGGCTCGAGCCGGACACCAACACGGTCGAGCGATCGATCAGGCCAATTGCGATCGGAAAAAAGAACTCGTTGTTCAGTGGTGACGAAGGCGGGGGCGAGACCTGGGCGATACTCGCTTCGCTTCTTAACACAGCGAAATTGAATGGCCTCGACCCCGAGGCGTATCTCGTCGACGTTCTCGATCGCATGGTGAGCGGCGCCACGAAGACCAACCAGCTTCACGAACTTCTGGCCTGGAACTGGAAGGCCGCACGCGAAGCCGAAAAGCGGGCCGTGGCATGA
- the tnpB gene encoding IS66 family insertion sequence element accessory protein TnpB (TnpB, as the term is used for proteins encoded by IS66 family insertion elements, is considered an accessory protein, since TnpC, encoded by a neighboring gene, is a DDE family transposase.), translating to MISFGPMVRVFVATQPIDFRKGVHGLVALVAEGLGGKPYSGDVYVFRSKRSDRLKLLVFDGSGMVLATKWLENGGFAWPPVREGTMPVTGAQLAMLIEGLAEWSRVVPKVTKRPTKVA from the coding sequence ATGATCTCTTTCGGTCCAATGGTCCGTGTGTTCGTCGCGACGCAGCCGATCGACTTTCGTAAAGGCGTTCATGGCCTTGTCGCGCTGGTAGCGGAGGGATTAGGCGGCAAGCCCTACAGCGGTGACGTTTATGTCTTCCGATCGAAGCGATCGGATCGTTTGAAGCTACTGGTTTTTGACGGCTCGGGAATGGTTCTAGCGACGAAGTGGCTGGAGAATGGGGGCTTCGCCTGGCCACCTGTTCGCGAGGGTACGATGCCGGTGACGGGGGCGCAGCTGGCGATGCTGATTGAAGGTCTTGCGGAGTGGTCGCGTGTAGTCCCGAAGGTGACGAAGCGGCCGACGAAGGTTGCCTGA
- a CDS encoding transposase, which yields MHQDRHQDRHDAASYQRIEVITGERRRRSWSDAEKARIVAESADPETRISEVARRNGVNRGLLSVWRRQARLASSEAPQFVQVRLDAAVEAQPNAIDKAHVLTDPAERIEVMIAGATVRVPVGVDAATLERVLAAVRSTR from the coding sequence ATGCATCAAGACAGACATCAAGACAGGCATGATGCCGCCTCCTATCAGCGGATCGAGGTGATCACAGGGGAGAGGCGACGGCGCAGTTGGAGCGATGCGGAGAAGGCGCGGATCGTGGCCGAGAGCGCCGATCCGGAGACGAGAATTTCCGAGGTGGCTCGACGCAACGGGGTGAACCGGGGACTGCTCAGTGTGTGGCGGCGCCAGGCGCGGCTCGCGTCGAGCGAAGCGCCGCAGTTCGTGCAAGTCAGGCTCGACGCCGCCGTCGAGGCGCAGCCGAACGCGATCGATAAGGCGCATGTTCTGACGGATCCGGCCGAGCGGATCGAGGTGATGATCGCGGGCGCGACGGTGCGCGTGCCCGTCGGCGTCGACGCCGCGACGCTGGAGCGCGTGCTGGCGGCGGTGAGGTCGACGCGATGA